GGGGCTTCGACAACAAGACGGGCCCGATGGAGCTGAACATCCCGGCGATCAAGGGCATCGGCGATTCGCTGATCTACTTCGTCGACCGCTGGCGCGGCAAGAACGGCGCGAAGCCGGGCGCGATCGGCGACATCAGCATCTACGACGTCGACTTCGAGCCGATCCCGGGCGTCGATCCGAACCCGGTCGGCCACGGCCTCACGTACATCGACCATCTGACGCACAACGTCCACCGCGGCCGCATGCAGGAATGGGCGGCGTTCTACGAGCGCCTGTTCAACTTCCGCGAAGTCCGCTACTTCGACATCGAAGGCAAGGTGACGGGCGTGAAGTCGAAGGCAATGACGTCGCCGTGCGGCAAGATCCGGATTCCGATCAACGAGGAAGGCTCGGACACGGCCGGCCAGATCCAGGAATACCTCGACGCTTATCGCGGCGAAGGCATCCAGCACATCGCGCTCGGCGCGGCCGACATCTATCGGGCGGTCGACGGACTGCGCGCGACGGGCGTGACGCTGCTCGACACGATCGACACGTACTACGAGCTCGTCGACCGCCGCGTGCCGAACCACGGAGAGCCGCTCGACGAGCTCAGGAAGCGCAAGATCCTGATCGACGGCGCGCGCGACGAACTGCTGCTGCAGATCTTCACCGAGAACCAGATCGGGCCGATCTTCTTCGAGATCATCCAGCGCAAGGGCAATCAGGGCTTCGGCGAAGGCAACTTCAAGGCGCTGTTCGAATCGATCGAGCTCGACCAGATCCGCCGCGGCGTCGTGCAGGACAAGGCTTAAGCGAGCCGGCCCGGCACGCGGCCGGCCTCGCGCGCCGCGCGCCGCGCGCGGAGTCCGCAAATGGCCTGATAGACAGCCCTGCAAGCGGACCAGTAAAGGAAAAGGGCGGGAATCCCGAAGATTCCCGCCCTTTCGCATTGGCGTGATCGAATGTCGCGCGACGGACCGGCGATCGCCCGCCGTCACGCCCGCTGCGGCCTACTTTTGCATCGCGCCGCGCTCGTTCGTCGCGACGCCCGAGCGCGCCGGCGCATCCGCGCCGCCCGCCGCCGTCGCGAGTTGCAGCATCCGGGTGCCCGCCGTCGCCAGCACGCCCGCGCCTTCCGAACGCGCGGGGCCGCTCATCGCGAAAAACGCGGCCGACACCATCAGGAAATTCTGGATATTTCGAGTCTTCATTGCACCTCCATTGCAGCCGCCCGTCGCTCAGGCATGGCGCGGGCACGAACCCGCGCCGCCCGCGCAACCGGACAGGGCACTAGAGACTAACGGCAAATGCCTGGCGCGGCCCGCCGTTTTACATGCTTTTACAGCCTGTAACGCATTGATTCCTCTCGCTTTCGGGTTGCGGCTCGCTGTTTTTTGAAACAATGCGGCGGGTTTTTCCCAGTGCTACCATCGAGCGAAACCCGCCAATATTCGGGCCGACCGACGCGTCCACAAGACGCCGACGCGCCGATAGTTTTGGCGATCCCGAACCGGGTGAGGAGACACCGCATGAACGCCCCGCTAGACGCAGGCCAGCGCGCATCGCTCGAAGCCGCGCTGCAATCCGTCACGCTAGACGACAAATACACGCTCGAACGCGGCCGCGCGTACATGAGCGGCATCCAGGCGCTCGTGCGCCTGCCGATGCTCCAGCAGGAACGCGACCGCGCGGCGGGCCTCAATACCGCCGGCTTCATTTCCGGCTACCGCGGCTCGCCGCTCGGCGGGCTCGACCTGTCGCTGTGGAAGGCGAAGCGGCACCTTGCCGCGCACCGGATCGTGTTCCAGCCGGGCCTGAACGAAGACCTCGCGGCGACGGCCGTCTGGGGCTCCCAGCAGGTCAATCTGTATCCGGGCGCGAAGTACGACGGCGTGTTCGCGATGTGGTACGGCAAGGGCCCGGGCGTCGACCGCACGGGCGACGTGTTCAAGCACGCGAACTCGGCCGGCTCCGCGCCGCACGGCGGCGTGCTCGTGCTCGCGGGCGACGACCATGCGGCGAAATCGTCGACGCTCGCGCACCAGTCGGAGCACATCTTCAAGGCGTGCGGGCTGCCCGTGCTGTTTCCGTCGAACGTGCAGGAATATCTCGATTTCGGCCTGCACGGCTGGGCGATGAGCCGCTACTCGGGCCTCTGGGTCGCGCTCAAGTGCGTGACGGACGTGGTCGAATCGTCGGCATCGGTCGACATCGATCCGCATCGCACCGAGATCGTGCTGCCGACCGACTTCATCCTACCGGAAGGCGGCCTGAACATCCGCTGGCCCGACCCACCGCTCGTG
Above is a window of Burkholderia thailandensis E264 DNA encoding:
- the hppD gene encoding 4-hydroxyphenylpyruvate dioxygenase, whose amino-acid sequence is MQIPTWDNPVGTDGFEFIEYTAPDPKALGQLFERMGFTAVARHRHKDVTLYRQGDINFIINAEPDSFAQRFARLHGPSICAIAFRVQDAAKAYKHALELGAWGFDNKTGPMELNIPAIKGIGDSLIYFVDRWRGKNGAKPGAIGDISIYDVDFEPIPGVDPNPVGHGLTYIDHLTHNVHRGRMQEWAAFYERLFNFREVRYFDIEGKVTGVKSKAMTSPCGKIRIPINEEGSDTAGQIQEYLDAYRGEGIQHIALGAADIYRAVDGLRATGVTLLDTIDTYYELVDRRVPNHGEPLDELRKRKILIDGARDELLLQIFTENQIGPIFFEIIQRKGNQGFGEGNFKALFESIELDQIRRGVVQDKA